A part of Drosophila bipectinata strain 14024-0381.07 chromosome 3L, DbipHiC1v2, whole genome shotgun sequence genomic DNA contains:
- the syd gene encoding JNK-interacting protein 3 isoform X1, translated as MMDNDDTLLNNGGPQSGAETVYGTEENNMVMSEKNEEVVSIVQQLAGSIYQEFERMINRYDEDVVKNLMPLLVNVLECLDASYRINQEQDVEVELLREDNEQLVTQYEREKSARKQSEQKLLEAEDLAEQENKELATRLESVESIVRMLELKHKNSLEHASRLEEREADLKKEYNKLHERYTELFKNHVDYMERTKMLMGSTHSQMSTASDRMEVSRARLNPVARSSGPVSYGFASLENSVMLDTETICSVGSQSDDSGPPSLQNELDSLAGTVERGAATDALQQQNQATSPQSPDSPVVPNVPANVGRSTTKKEQRSDNNLYQELSFQDNEESEENEIVTGSWVHPGEYASSANDNYFGMGKEVENLIMENNELLATKNALNIVKDDLIVKVDELTGEIEIVREELNAMQQSRTKLRQRISELEDELKKAKEQVKQQSTEQEENDVPLAQRKRFTRVEMAMVLMERNQYKERLMELQEAVRLTEILRATRTVDNLDKKSKQSIWKYFSNLFTPSNRPTERVADGLGGGPMFRHTGGGSPAHSHGSPSRGGGGDNRLTLTSGQPPVHPASAGLANALILPKDYAEEGGSERISARRREQYRQLRAHVQKEDGRLHAYGWSLPINKANQEANPSRHSGGVPVPVYCNPLAEASPHMKVFCAAGVNLHGGFTKDGQSLIPANSPYAPKSTLKIAEITSPTAEHSVEALDRQMARASLETLEPETQLSSFVWICTSTHAASTVSVVDANQSATVLDAFPICSSHLLCIASVQGAMESDYALLEQSEVVKAGEMLQRPGEGPELLGKVEFVRVKPKTEDEQKQQQEEEEAKEATEKSNEQMPVVDAEEPLGNVEAIKIRQALPGAPQRLPADGVNQANNNNNSNSVVFATKSLNPILGTKEREEPAMSSVGPTMWMGAQDGWLYVHSSVGRWHECLHKVQLPDAVLAIVHVEARVVVALANAQLAVFRRQTDGQWDLNSYHLVTLGDRNHSIRCLCVAGERIWAAHRNKIFIVDPVSLNIVHSLDAHPRKESQVRQMAATGAGVWVSIRLDSTLRLYNTHTFEHKQDVDIEPYVSKMLGTGKLGFSFVRITALMVSCNRLWIGTSNGVIISVPLAEVQQKSSSDPHGQMPLCCMANAQLSFHGHRDAVKFFVSVPMLQQPNLNGGLTFTNKRPDMLVMCGGEGYIDFRINDNDMENSIQLEPNQTIENRGDKSYLIVWHVSQR; from the exons ATGATGGACAACGACGATACCCTGCTCAACAATGGTGGGCCTCAGTCTGGGGCGGAGACCGTTTACGGGACGGAGGAAAACAACATGGTCATGTCGGAGAAG AATGAAGAGGTTGTCAGCATC GTCCAACAACTGGCTGGGAGCATTTATCAGGAGTTCGAACGGATGATCAATCGGTATGACGAGGATGTGGTGAAGAACCTGATGCCCCTGTTGGTGAACGTGCTGGAGTGCCTGGACGCCTCCTATCGCATCAATCAGGAGCAGGACGTGGAGGTGGAGCTGCTTCGGGAGGACAACGAGCAGCTGGTGACACAATATGAGCGGGAGAAGAGTGCCCGAAAACAGTCCGAACAGAAG CTACTGGAGGCCGAGGATCTGGCTGAGCAGGAGAACAAGGAGCTAGCCACCAGACTGGAGTCGGTGGAGAGCATTGTGCGAATGCTAGAGTTGAAGCACAAAAACAGTCTGGAGCATGCCAGCCGCCTGGAGGAGCGAGAAGCGGACCTCAAAAAG GAGTACAACAAGCTGCATGAACGGTATACGGAACTGTTCAAGAACCATGTGGACTATATGGAGCGCACCAAGATGCTGATGGGCTCCACCCACTCCCAAATGAGCACCGCCTCCGATCGCATGGAAGTGAGCCGAGCGCGACTGAATCCAGTTGCCAGAAGCTCGGGTCCCGTCTCCTATGGATTCGCCTCGCTGGAGAACTCTGTGATGCTGGACACCGAGACCATCTGCAGTGTGGGCAGCCAGTCGGACGACTCGGGACCACCATCGCTGCAGAACGAGCTGGACAGCCTGGCTGGGACGGTGGAGCGCGGAGCTGCCACCGATGCGCTGCAGCAACAAAATCAGGCCACCTCGCCCCAGAGCCCCGACAGTCCTGTTGTGCCAAATGTGCCCGCTAATG TTGGTCGATCGACCACCAAGAAGGAGCAGAGGTCGGACAACAATCTCTATCAGGAGCTGTCCTTCCAGGACAATGAGGAGAGTGAGGAGAATGAGATTGTGACAG GCAGCTGGGTACATCCCGGAGAGTACGCGTCCTCAG CTAACGACAACTATTTCG GCATGGGCAAGGAGGTTGAGAATCTCATCATGGAGAACAATGAGCTGCTGGCCACCAA AAACGCCCTCAATATTGTCAAGGACGATTTAATTGTCAAAGTGGATGAGCTGACGGGTGAGATAGAGATTGTGCGGGAGGAGCTGAATGCCATGCAGCAATCCAGGACTAAGCTGCGGCAGCGCATCAGCGAGCTGGAGGATGAGCTGAAGAAGGCCAAGGAGCAGGTCAAGCAGCAGA GCACCGAGCAAGAGGAGAACGATGTGCCACTGGCGCAGCGCAAGCGTTTCACTCGCGTGGAAATGGCCATGGTGCTGATGGAGCGTAACCAGTATAAGGAGCGTCTGATGGAGCTCCAGGAGGCAGTCCGTCTCACAGAAATTCTACGAGCCACCCGGACTGTTGACAATTTGGACAAGAAGTCGAAGCAAAGCATTTGGAAGTACTTTAGTAATCTTTTTAC CCCCTCCAACCGCCCGACGGAACGCGTCGCGGACGGTCTCGGAGGGGGGCCAATGTTTCGTCACACCGGCGGAGGAAGCCCTGCCCATAGCCATGGATCTCCCAGTCGAGGTGGAGGAGGCGACAATCGCCTTACCCTAACCAGCGGCCAGCCACCCGTTCACCCGGCCAGTGCCGGTCTGGCCAATGCCCTCATTCTGCCCAAGGACTATGCCGAAGAGGGCGGCTCGGAACGGATAAGTGCACGTCGTCGAGAGCAGTATCGACAACTGCGCGCCCATGTCCAGAAAGAGGACGGCCGGCTGCACGCCTACGGCTGGAGTTTGCCGATCAACAAGGCCAATCAGGAGGCGAATCCCAGCCGGCATTCCGGCGGCGTACCGGTCCCAGTTTACTGTAATCCCCTGGCGGAAGCGTCGCCCCACATGAAGGTGTTCTGCGCCGCGGGCGTGAATCTTCACGGGGGCTTCACCAAGGACGGGCAATCCCTGATACCTGCCAATTCACCGTATGCACCGAAATCCACGCTGAAGATAGCCGAGATCACAAGCCCCACGGCGGAGCACAGTGTGGAGGCGCTGGACAGGCAGATGGCACGCGCCAGCTTGGAGACCCTGGAGCCGGAGACACAGCTCAGCTCGTTTGTGTGGATTTGTACGAGCACCCATGCCGCCAGCACCGTCAGTGTGGTGGACGCCAACCAGTCGGCCACCGTGCTGGACGCCTTTCCCATATGCTCCTCGCATCTGCTATGCATAGCCTCGGTCCAGGGGGCAATGGAGAGCGACTACGCCCTGCTGGAGCAGTCGGAGGTGGTCAAGGCGGGCGAGATGCTGCAGAGGCCGGGCGAAGGACCAGAGCTCCTGGGCAAGGTGGAGTTTGTGCGAGTGAAACCAAAGACAGAGGACgaacagaagcagcagcaagagGAGGAAGAGGCCAAGGAAGCCACCGAGAAGTCCAACGAGCAGATGCCAGTCGTCGATGCCGAGGAGCCTCTTGGCAATGTGGAAGCCATCAAGATACGCCAGGCCCTCCCTGGAGCTCCCCAACGCCTGCCCGCCGATGGCGTCAATCAGgccaataacaacaacaatagcaacagtGTAGTGTTTGCCACAAAATCGCTGAACCCCATTCTGGGTACCAAGGAGCGCGAGGAGCCTGCCATGAGCTCGGTGGGACCCACCATGTGGATGGGAGCCCAGGACGGTTGGTTGTACGTGCACAGCAGCGTGGGAAGGTGGCACGAGTGCCTGCACAAGGTTCAGCTGCCGGACGCTGTCCTGGCGATTGTGCATGTGGAAGCGAGGGTTGTTGTGGCGCTGGCCAATGCCCAGCTGGCCGTGTTCCGCCGCCAGACAGACGGCCAATGGGATCTGAATAGCTATCACCTGGTGACGCTCGGTGATCGCAACCATTCGATACGTTGCCTCTGTGTGGCCGGCGAGCGCATTTGGGCGGCCCATCGCAACAAGATCTTTATCGTTGACCCTGTATCGCTCAACATTGTGCATTCGCTGGACGCTCATCCGCGCAAGGAGAGCCAAGTGCGTCAAATGGCGGCCACCGGGGCTGGAGTCTGGGTGTCCATAAG ACTGGACTCTACGCTGCGGCTGTACAATACCCACACCTTCGAGCACAAGCAGGACGTTGACATTGAGCCGTATGTGTCCAAGATGCTCGGCACCGGCAAGCTCGGCTTCAGCTTTGTCCGCATCACTGCTCTGATGGTGTCCTGCAACAGGCTGTGGATCGGCACCAGCAACGGGGTGATCATCTCAGTGCCACTGGCTGAGGTGCAGCAGAAGTCATCAT CCGATCCCCATGGACAGATGCCGCTGTGTTGTATGGCCAACGCTCAACTCTCCTTCCATGGTCATCGGGATGCCGTCAAGTTCTTTGTTTCGGTGCCGATGCTGCAGCAGCCGAACCTTAATGGGGGACTGACCTTCACCAACAAGCGACCCGATATGCTGGTCATGTGCGGTGGCGAGGGTTACATCGATTTTCGCATAA ATGATAACGATATGGAGAACAGTATCCAACTGGAACCAAATCAAACGATCGAAAATCGGGGCGACAAGAGTTACTTGATTGTGTGGCATGTTAGTCAACGTTAG
- the syd gene encoding JNK-interacting protein 3 isoform X2 yields the protein MMDNDDTLLNNGGPQSGAETVYGTEENNMVMSEKNEEVVSIVQQLAGSIYQEFERMINRYDEDVVKNLMPLLVNVLECLDASYRINQEQDVEVELLREDNEQLVTQYEREKSARKQSEQKLLEAEDLAEQENKELATRLESVESIVRMLELKHKNSLEHASRLEEREADLKKEYNKLHERYTELFKNHVDYMERTKMLMGSTHSQMSTASDRMEVSRARLNPVARSSGPVSYGFASLENSVMLDTETICSVGSQSDDSGPPSLQNELDSLAGTVERGAATDALQQQNQATSPQSPDSPVVPNVPANVGRSTTKKEQRSDNNLYQELSFQDNEESEENEIVTGSWVHPGEYASSGMGKEVENLIMENNELLATKNALNIVKDDLIVKVDELTGEIEIVREELNAMQQSRTKLRQRISELEDELKKAKEQVKQQSTEQEENDVPLAQRKRFTRVEMAMVLMERNQYKERLMELQEAVRLTEILRATRTVDNLDKKSKQSIWKYFSNLFTPSNRPTERVADGLGGGPMFRHTGGGSPAHSHGSPSRGGGGDNRLTLTSGQPPVHPASAGLANALILPKDYAEEGGSERISARRREQYRQLRAHVQKEDGRLHAYGWSLPINKANQEANPSRHSGGVPVPVYCNPLAEASPHMKVFCAAGVNLHGGFTKDGQSLIPANSPYAPKSTLKIAEITSPTAEHSVEALDRQMARASLETLEPETQLSSFVWICTSTHAASTVSVVDANQSATVLDAFPICSSHLLCIASVQGAMESDYALLEQSEVVKAGEMLQRPGEGPELLGKVEFVRVKPKTEDEQKQQQEEEEAKEATEKSNEQMPVVDAEEPLGNVEAIKIRQALPGAPQRLPADGVNQANNNNNSNSVVFATKSLNPILGTKEREEPAMSSVGPTMWMGAQDGWLYVHSSVGRWHECLHKVQLPDAVLAIVHVEARVVVALANAQLAVFRRQTDGQWDLNSYHLVTLGDRNHSIRCLCVAGERIWAAHRNKIFIVDPVSLNIVHSLDAHPRKESQVRQMAATGAGVWVSIRLDSTLRLYNTHTFEHKQDVDIEPYVSKMLGTGKLGFSFVRITALMVSCNRLWIGTSNGVIISVPLAEVQQKSSSDPHGQMPLCCMANAQLSFHGHRDAVKFFVSVPMLQQPNLNGGLTFTNKRPDMLVMCGGEGYIDFRINDNDMENSIQLEPNQTIENRGDKSYLIVWHVSQR from the exons ATGATGGACAACGACGATACCCTGCTCAACAATGGTGGGCCTCAGTCTGGGGCGGAGACCGTTTACGGGACGGAGGAAAACAACATGGTCATGTCGGAGAAG AATGAAGAGGTTGTCAGCATC GTCCAACAACTGGCTGGGAGCATTTATCAGGAGTTCGAACGGATGATCAATCGGTATGACGAGGATGTGGTGAAGAACCTGATGCCCCTGTTGGTGAACGTGCTGGAGTGCCTGGACGCCTCCTATCGCATCAATCAGGAGCAGGACGTGGAGGTGGAGCTGCTTCGGGAGGACAACGAGCAGCTGGTGACACAATATGAGCGGGAGAAGAGTGCCCGAAAACAGTCCGAACAGAAG CTACTGGAGGCCGAGGATCTGGCTGAGCAGGAGAACAAGGAGCTAGCCACCAGACTGGAGTCGGTGGAGAGCATTGTGCGAATGCTAGAGTTGAAGCACAAAAACAGTCTGGAGCATGCCAGCCGCCTGGAGGAGCGAGAAGCGGACCTCAAAAAG GAGTACAACAAGCTGCATGAACGGTATACGGAACTGTTCAAGAACCATGTGGACTATATGGAGCGCACCAAGATGCTGATGGGCTCCACCCACTCCCAAATGAGCACCGCCTCCGATCGCATGGAAGTGAGCCGAGCGCGACTGAATCCAGTTGCCAGAAGCTCGGGTCCCGTCTCCTATGGATTCGCCTCGCTGGAGAACTCTGTGATGCTGGACACCGAGACCATCTGCAGTGTGGGCAGCCAGTCGGACGACTCGGGACCACCATCGCTGCAGAACGAGCTGGACAGCCTGGCTGGGACGGTGGAGCGCGGAGCTGCCACCGATGCGCTGCAGCAACAAAATCAGGCCACCTCGCCCCAGAGCCCCGACAGTCCTGTTGTGCCAAATGTGCCCGCTAATG TTGGTCGATCGACCACCAAGAAGGAGCAGAGGTCGGACAACAATCTCTATCAGGAGCTGTCCTTCCAGGACAATGAGGAGAGTGAGGAGAATGAGATTGTGACAG GCAGCTGGGTACATCCCGGAGAGTACGCGTCCTCAG GCATGGGCAAGGAGGTTGAGAATCTCATCATGGAGAACAATGAGCTGCTGGCCACCAA AAACGCCCTCAATATTGTCAAGGACGATTTAATTGTCAAAGTGGATGAGCTGACGGGTGAGATAGAGATTGTGCGGGAGGAGCTGAATGCCATGCAGCAATCCAGGACTAAGCTGCGGCAGCGCATCAGCGAGCTGGAGGATGAGCTGAAGAAGGCCAAGGAGCAGGTCAAGCAGCAGA GCACCGAGCAAGAGGAGAACGATGTGCCACTGGCGCAGCGCAAGCGTTTCACTCGCGTGGAAATGGCCATGGTGCTGATGGAGCGTAACCAGTATAAGGAGCGTCTGATGGAGCTCCAGGAGGCAGTCCGTCTCACAGAAATTCTACGAGCCACCCGGACTGTTGACAATTTGGACAAGAAGTCGAAGCAAAGCATTTGGAAGTACTTTAGTAATCTTTTTAC CCCCTCCAACCGCCCGACGGAACGCGTCGCGGACGGTCTCGGAGGGGGGCCAATGTTTCGTCACACCGGCGGAGGAAGCCCTGCCCATAGCCATGGATCTCCCAGTCGAGGTGGAGGAGGCGACAATCGCCTTACCCTAACCAGCGGCCAGCCACCCGTTCACCCGGCCAGTGCCGGTCTGGCCAATGCCCTCATTCTGCCCAAGGACTATGCCGAAGAGGGCGGCTCGGAACGGATAAGTGCACGTCGTCGAGAGCAGTATCGACAACTGCGCGCCCATGTCCAGAAAGAGGACGGCCGGCTGCACGCCTACGGCTGGAGTTTGCCGATCAACAAGGCCAATCAGGAGGCGAATCCCAGCCGGCATTCCGGCGGCGTACCGGTCCCAGTTTACTGTAATCCCCTGGCGGAAGCGTCGCCCCACATGAAGGTGTTCTGCGCCGCGGGCGTGAATCTTCACGGGGGCTTCACCAAGGACGGGCAATCCCTGATACCTGCCAATTCACCGTATGCACCGAAATCCACGCTGAAGATAGCCGAGATCACAAGCCCCACGGCGGAGCACAGTGTGGAGGCGCTGGACAGGCAGATGGCACGCGCCAGCTTGGAGACCCTGGAGCCGGAGACACAGCTCAGCTCGTTTGTGTGGATTTGTACGAGCACCCATGCCGCCAGCACCGTCAGTGTGGTGGACGCCAACCAGTCGGCCACCGTGCTGGACGCCTTTCCCATATGCTCCTCGCATCTGCTATGCATAGCCTCGGTCCAGGGGGCAATGGAGAGCGACTACGCCCTGCTGGAGCAGTCGGAGGTGGTCAAGGCGGGCGAGATGCTGCAGAGGCCGGGCGAAGGACCAGAGCTCCTGGGCAAGGTGGAGTTTGTGCGAGTGAAACCAAAGACAGAGGACgaacagaagcagcagcaagagGAGGAAGAGGCCAAGGAAGCCACCGAGAAGTCCAACGAGCAGATGCCAGTCGTCGATGCCGAGGAGCCTCTTGGCAATGTGGAAGCCATCAAGATACGCCAGGCCCTCCCTGGAGCTCCCCAACGCCTGCCCGCCGATGGCGTCAATCAGgccaataacaacaacaatagcaacagtGTAGTGTTTGCCACAAAATCGCTGAACCCCATTCTGGGTACCAAGGAGCGCGAGGAGCCTGCCATGAGCTCGGTGGGACCCACCATGTGGATGGGAGCCCAGGACGGTTGGTTGTACGTGCACAGCAGCGTGGGAAGGTGGCACGAGTGCCTGCACAAGGTTCAGCTGCCGGACGCTGTCCTGGCGATTGTGCATGTGGAAGCGAGGGTTGTTGTGGCGCTGGCCAATGCCCAGCTGGCCGTGTTCCGCCGCCAGACAGACGGCCAATGGGATCTGAATAGCTATCACCTGGTGACGCTCGGTGATCGCAACCATTCGATACGTTGCCTCTGTGTGGCCGGCGAGCGCATTTGGGCGGCCCATCGCAACAAGATCTTTATCGTTGACCCTGTATCGCTCAACATTGTGCATTCGCTGGACGCTCATCCGCGCAAGGAGAGCCAAGTGCGTCAAATGGCGGCCACCGGGGCTGGAGTCTGGGTGTCCATAAG ACTGGACTCTACGCTGCGGCTGTACAATACCCACACCTTCGAGCACAAGCAGGACGTTGACATTGAGCCGTATGTGTCCAAGATGCTCGGCACCGGCAAGCTCGGCTTCAGCTTTGTCCGCATCACTGCTCTGATGGTGTCCTGCAACAGGCTGTGGATCGGCACCAGCAACGGGGTGATCATCTCAGTGCCACTGGCTGAGGTGCAGCAGAAGTCATCAT CCGATCCCCATGGACAGATGCCGCTGTGTTGTATGGCCAACGCTCAACTCTCCTTCCATGGTCATCGGGATGCCGTCAAGTTCTTTGTTTCGGTGCCGATGCTGCAGCAGCCGAACCTTAATGGGGGACTGACCTTCACCAACAAGCGACCCGATATGCTGGTCATGTGCGGTGGCGAGGGTTACATCGATTTTCGCATAA ATGATAACGATATGGAGAACAGTATCCAACTGGAACCAAATCAAACGATCGAAAATCGGGGCGACAAGAGTTACTTGATTGTGTGGCATGTTAGTCAACGTTAG